Within Desulfovibrio sp. TomC, the genomic segment GGATCGATCGATATTTGGCACATAGCGCGAAGGCAAACGTGAAGGATCTGGTTGTTTAGCCGTCGTTACGACTATTCCGCCTGCTATTTCGGCCATGACTGCAGCAAGCTCACCAATGGAAACGGCTTCGTCAGACCCTACATTGTAAGCCCTGCCTGATGCACCGCGAAGCAAAATTGTGAAGAGCCATTCCACGAGATCTGTGGGATACATATAGGAGCGATATGGCGTACCATCCCCTTGAATGCGGATGGGGCCACCGCGCAAGACATCGGCCAGAAAATTTCCTGCGGCAAAATGCCTGTCCAATGGCAAGAATGGACCGAGAAAGGCAAACGGCCGGGCGATAGGGATGACCAACCTCCCCTGCGCCGCAATTGTTGCGCACATAAATTCTGCCACGCATTTCCCCATACCGTATGCATTGCCGGAAACCAGCGGGTCTGGCCGCCCCTCGAAGGTCTCAGCCATGGAGACCATATCCTCGGGCTGGCGGCCGTAGACGGCTCCAGAACTCACGCACAGCAATCGCCGGGTCTGGCTGCGTTGAGCGTACTCCAGGACCCGTCGGGTACCCTCGACAATAG encodes:
- a CDS encoding NAD-dependent epimerase/dehydratase family protein; the protein is NFDFPTQPVDYIIHAAAEASAALNHDAPLVMFDTIVEGTRRVLEYAQRSQTRRLLCVSSGAVYGRQPEDMVSMAETFEGRPDPLVSGNAYGMGKCVAEFMCATIAAQGRLVIPIARPFAFLGPFLPLDRHFAAGNFLADVLRGGPIRIQGDGTPYRSYMYPTDLVEWLFTILLRGASGRAYNVGSDEAVSIGELAAVMAEIAGGIVVTTAKQPDPSRLPSRYVPNIDRSRQELGLYVRVDLRQAVNRSLISYRNQTAKEDICR